The Ptychodera flava strain L36383 chromosome 16, AS_Pfla_20210202, whole genome shotgun sequence region GGCAGGTTTGACTGTATGTCCAAAACACCATGACAGCACGTTGAACGTGAAACAGACggcaaaatgttgatatttagcACGTCATTTGTCTTTTGTCGACCGCTGCAAAACGATTTTGATGAGAAGGAAATTTACCAAAGCTAGATTTTTCTTAGAGTCAAGGCAAGCTGAAAAAGTATCGATAAACAGTGCGGTAACACCTGGTATTCTTGTCGAGTACACAATTTATTAATTACCGTACCCATGAagacaggatttcaacaaaaatacacacacatggacaCAATTTGTGAAACTAATGAATCTCTTATCATTTATCCATATTGTGTCTTTGCAAAATTCAGCTCGTTGTCGGTGTTTCAATTCGGAAGGTGTCCAGTTCGTTTATTTAATGACAAAGTTTTTTAGAATACATCCTTCTCAGCGAACGTTTTCCTTACCTTCGTTCGGTTTCTTTTTCCCATTAGAGGGCAGAAAATGCTGACGGAGCCTATCCTACCAATACCGCCAGACACCTTACCTCGCAGACAGGTAATTCCAGTGATATGGGCTGTCGCACTCTGGTAAGTTTCAATATCATTGatatgtaaacttgtaaaacGTGGGTTACATTGCCTTGCTAAAtgaatcattttaaattgatttcCCTCCGTTCTGATTCCTGTGCTTCACAAGAGAAACACGACTaagatttcaatattttagaaataAGAATAACCCGCCCGTTGGTGGTGCAGCAATTTCTCTAAACATGTGATTGTTCTTAAAATCTAGGTTGAGGTTGGACGGGAGCATGCGCACAACGTAGACGGTCAGAATTGTCGCCTAGCTATGCTTCATATGGAATTATCAAGACTTTCCCTAAGCGTGGATAAATTGAATGCGACACAAGATGAGCTAGCTTTAAGAATGCAGGCATTGGAAGAGGCAAGCTGCGACGGATGTAGAAGATCACAAATCTCAACAGAAGAATGAGAGAAACGACATATGGTCAAATGTATAGCATTTGACTCGCCTCACTTTTTCGCCTGCCCATTTTgatacaagatgtgtgtatgcAGCTACCTGAACGGCTATGGGATGGGTAGAGGTGTCATGTATCCATATTCTTCGTTATGATGAGAGGAGAATACTACACCATTTCGAAATGGCCATTCCGGCAGTATGGTACCTTTCCAACCAGATCCAGGTCCCCTTCTTCCAAGCGACCGACAGGTGACATGAACATCGCCAGTGGGTGTCCGTTAATTTATTTATGCTTCTGTTAATGTTGGAATTTCGAACGCACGCTTATGTCAAAGACAGCGCCGCTTTTTTAGTGTAGTTCTGGACACCAGTGATATTTGAGCTCCCTGAGTAACAAAGTGTTGGGATCGGTATATCATGCAAAATTCTTGAACATCAAGTAAGAAGTGAGCCATTTGACATGTACAAAAATGTGCCTTACAGCTGTACAGTTATCGACAGGAACAGTATCATATCTACGATTTTGCTTCTTTTTAACCTATTTAATGatatatgatcaaaatatatttttcagtaATAAAATTTACAGATACGATGCTGCACTTAAAACCCCTGGAAAGAGATACAATACAAAGAAACGATCGCGTCAAAAATTAGTATATAGATCAATTTCTCCTTCTAGCAATTACCAACTGTGTACCGATATAAACCACTCTCTCTCTCCGTCTCTCTCATGGTTAACTCACgttattattttgaaagttcTAGTATTATGCCAGGGTTGGTCATAAAATTCTTCTTGCCCCTTTAGCAGATGATCAACATTTTAGCAAgctattgatattttttatttttatatgttCCTGAGCAATATATAAAGTTAACGCTGTCTTGGGAGGAATTTGAAGCTTGCCTTCAACTTTGTACCTTTATATACCATTCAATTGTTGTATTTTCAGTCATTATAATTATGTTTTGTGGTCTTTAAGTGTTATGTTTCGCGCATCAATCTAAATTTAAATAGATTCTGAAGTATTTACTACATTCTTCAAACTGTAAAGTTGCGTGCTTGGGTCTGCGTTTCTGATGAgagaattttctttttcttcggAGTACAGAATGAAAATGTTGTCACTTTCAAAATTAGTTGACAGTCAGGGTACAATTTGTCTTTGGGCACACGCATTGcaatataataatattaatgGGGATATACACTTCTGCTCGTAAATCGAGGTCCCTGTATTCTAAATAAGAAACCACAACCGAATTCTaatttgtgcaaaaaaatgCAGGTACGTATATGATGGTATGCAATGATGTATcgccattttttgaaaatattttcaataaaatgtaatatcAGGCTGAAATCCTGCTTGTGACTTGTGTtttcttgtgatatttttgaaCACCTGGTTTTTAAAAGAAACTTCAAAGTATGACACTGTTCAGTTGGTGTAGTAGGTCAACAAAGTCTAACCTGCCCTCTTGTAAGACTGATATTCCCCCAGGGTCTGTAGAACAAAGCAATCCTTTGACTGTAGGTCGGTCGATAACCAAACCGTTCTCGGACGAACGAGAGATATCGATCATTCACCCGATGAACTCGTTCTAGACTTTAATAACTCATGTGCAGGCTATCGAAGTACTTCAAGTGTTTTAGATTTATGTTAGCTGCACGAGGCTTAGAGCCCTCAACACGCGGTAAATCCCGTGTATAATCTAAGGCGCATGCTACAGTGGTGACGGCCCACAAAAACAGCAGACTAAGTAGCTATAGTAGCTTGTTTGAGTAACAGAACTTTGGCGATGACACAACTGATAATAAATTACTGACAATGTTGCACATGGATAAGTTTGCCCACCAGTACTTGAGGGTTTGCGTGGATGCTTAGCACTGGAAACCGAAATCGCGAAATACTAAAGCTAAACCTGCTTGTATCTCCATGTCGTGAGAAATGTTGCTAATTTGTGGCCAGATTTTGCATATGTTGTCCAGAAGCCGATTTCCGAAGCATTGGCGCAGCTTATCACTTCTACAAATATCACAGCAACATATAAATTTAATATCACTGTTTCATAACAACGTTCTGTAAAACAAGACAGTCTAGGCTAAAACATTGATAACAAAATGACATCAGCTACTTTCCCGATTGTGTAAGAAATCTTAAACATGTTAAATTGTCCTTAAATTATAACGTTGACCATAGTAAATCGAAAAAAAGTCAAATTAGTTCAAAGCAATATGTGTGGGAGTGCCTACGCAAGCAAATGTCATTTTTTGCGGCAAGATTGGAGACTGGTGTGTTGAATATGAGTGCTCAAGCGGATAAGAGACTTTGGCAGTTGGTTTGAATGAGTTTTGAGAATAAGTAACTTTACGTGGATACAAACGCTGACGTCGCATGCAGTCTTCATTTCGACGAGCAGAAAGACAGTATTGGTAGCATCATTTTCTCTGTGCTGAGATATCTTGGTAATAATTTCACTCATCATTTCTAGCAAGCAGATTATCAGCAAACAGATGTTGCACCATAGCGTATGTAAAATACCATCAGGAGATTGTCTATGTACgtagaaaatgaaagttttatatttttgctcaaaattgctTAAAAGAAATTTTACTATTATCTTTGATGGTCGATGTTGGTAATGTGGAATTTAGACTATTGCAGCAGTAAATTACGTCATTTTAAATGAtgtcaaaaatctaaaacggtCGTCAATGTGTATGTAAGATTAATTCGGATATATTGGTTTTCAAGACTTTGTGTTTACCTGCATTTAAAAGCCCACGATGCTGCTGTAATAATTTGTATGGTAGCCTTTATGCAGTCGTATTGGGCAGAAATATCGGCAATTGGTGTGATAACAATTTTGTGACATTGTTGATGACCATCTTTCTGAAATAAAAACTGAAATGCAGAAGCTCACAAGTGGTAAAAGTGCTTTTCAACTTCTCTGAGCGGTGTCTCGATCTATTGTTGCTACAGCATTATATCGAAGTTTAAAGCACGCTGCTCTTGTATCAGTGCTATCTTATTTCCAGTTTTTAATGAGTAATACACTGAATCAAATTGATAACATCCAGTAGTTGTTGCAACGAGATCAGTGAGTTCTTGCGAAGTTACCACTAAAATATTTGTCCTTTATAATCTGAATCGAATAGAGTCCAGTCCTACTCACGACAGTTTTCAGCTTCAGTATTGGACGTGATCTCGAATGACGCTTCTGACATCGTTTGCAACAGCACAAACAAAGCACAATGCAAATCCTGGCAATCGGCCAATCGGTTGCCTGAAACCATCCAAAAGACAACCCAATGAGCTCTTGCGTGGAGATGCCtatatggctattgacacccttCGAAACCCCTCCCCCGGATACTTTCAGAATCGAACAAAGTTACGTCGTTGTTTCTTGCAAGTTGATGCCCACTTGTTTCTCGTGGTTTCAGTAATAATGTTGTAGAAATATATCAGCGTCGACAGCTCGGGGTCAATAATAACTGATTTTTCGCAAGGGCGAAGCTTGTCGAAGGAATGCAACATTGCAACATTTGACCCGAGATACGGAACCTTTGACATATGACATCGATTGACTGTAACTCGTGTCAAACCTTATTATTCTGTGAATCAAAGCAGAAACCAAAGCTTTACATGTGGTTAGCGTGGACGGCATATTCACAAGAGCATTTGGACTTTCTACTGGTTGCTGGTTGGCTATTAACATCCCGATGTCAATAGTCTGGCCATGGAGATGCCCCAtatggctgttttatgtaatgAGTACTTTGCCACCTTATGACTTCGAGAAGTGTTGCGAAACTTTCAGACACATGGTACACTCAACAACAGTTGATTTCGGCTGCCAAACGCCATTATTTGACCTAATGTATAGTTGCCTTCATACTTAGAGTACGCATGTGCGAGGGAAATCCCCGTTGCCGTTGCATCTATGCATTTGAATAGATCCCTTTGTTATGTACTCTGCATATACATAGGTATAATTACGTGTACTAGGAAtggttttattctttttttcgAATAAAGATGAATAATGACTGCGAATGTTGACAAGACCTTACGTGTACTAGGAAtggttttattcttttttcgaaTAAAGATGAATAATGACTGCGAATGTTGACAAGACCAACTTTAAATCTCAAACATGCACGCTTTTTTATCCATGACAGCAGATGATGTAAATTGAGGAAATGCTATATCATAGAACAACGTGTGTTCACAGCGTGTAAAGGCGAAAGACATATTACCTAGCTTGATTATATTGATTATGCTTTCTTATCTATACGAAAGTGCCAAAGACCTACGCGTGAAAAATGACgtgaaactttgaaaataaagttattatactAATCTTTTGGCAATTCTAAATATGAACCTGTGTaataaaatgtataaaagtGGATAATAGAATTTACTTAATGACGTGTTTGTCAATTTGCTAGTAATATCGAAAAGAATTTAATCACCAAACTATCCATTTTCTTGAAAGTTCAGAGTTTACCAAAGAGATCTTTTGAAAAATCTACTCAATAAGCTAAGTTTTAAAAGACCTGAACTTGTCATTGATATATATCCAATGGTGCCCCCTGCGCAAAAAACAAGGCATGTTAGTGGCttgtaaaatgtatttgtttacGTTTGTCAAACTAGAGTGTCGTCAGCCTAAATGACGCAGGTTTCGAGCAGACAAAACTCAAGAGCTCAAGAAACAGACAAGCTGAGACCATTCGTCTGGACGACATAAATGGAAGTCAAAGTTGTAGGTAAGGGCGATTTGGAGATGGAACATAAAATTATGTGGTGATACTGTGTACACCGGAGAACAAGTACACACATTgctgaaaagtcttgaaatcaAACTGAGCCATTTATTCGGCAAGATGCAACCCTTGACCCTCAGCCCTCATGCATGCACTCTTTGGAGTCGACAAGTAAAAGGACTTCTTTTCTCGAAGATATCTGGCTTTTCAAAGAAACACAAGAAGCAGTCACTATAGGCTAACACCGTCTATTTACTCCCTGTTGTTCTTACAAGTCGTTTTTGGATACAAGATATGCGCACGCATTTACCTCAATGGTGATGGGATCGGTAAAGGTACACACGTGTCCCTATTCTTCGTCATCATGAAAGGA contains the following coding sequences:
- the LOC139114863 gene encoding uncharacterized protein, which produces MWPMIVTCPNNRCSWRGTFRDFEGHFECCRRKLDKSTFNRAMQRAENADGAYPTNTARHLTSQTGNSSDMGCRTLVEVGREHAHNVDGQNCRLAMLHMELSRLSLSVDKLNATQDELALRMQALEEASCDGCRRSQISTEE